A window from bacterium encodes these proteins:
- a CDS encoding creatininase family protein — protein sequence MSPITKPEAPEGRSTGGAAHPRILRHDRMTQTQLLALDRQKTCVVATFSPLEVHGPHLPFGQDIFEAYSMAETTVTRIAAERDDWTFLFLPPVPVATDCLPQIGSVNFPARMVREVAYRMFVPFARHGFARLAYTSFHGGPRHICALEDAADRLTRRFGVPAVSLFSVILAKMTEGHTIFAGVENTPGRTVTVENLKHDHHAGYLETCFALHLWPELVDEGWTKLPPSVPARTANGDTNDSYLYRGNGDSASAFDRLRQHRATVDAVVRAVRHFKGSGYYGYPALASPEEGHDVFEHLVSITKPAVLEFLEKGREMGDIHSPLWKFRHALLSGAVNTAADRVFKVNVE from the coding sequence ATGAGCCCAATCACGAAGCCCGAGGCGCCGGAAGGCCGATCCACGGGCGGCGCCGCGCATCCGCGCATCCTTCGCCACGACCGCATGACGCAAACGCAGCTCCTGGCGCTGGATCGCCAAAAGACGTGCGTCGTCGCGACTTTCAGCCCGCTCGAAGTGCACGGGCCACACCTGCCTTTTGGTCAGGATATTTTCGAGGCTTATTCGATGGCCGAGACGACCGTCACGCGCATCGCCGCCGAGCGCGACGACTGGACCTTTCTGTTTCTGCCGCCGGTTCCCGTGGCAACGGATTGCCTTCCCCAGATCGGTTCGGTCAACTTCCCCGCGCGGATGGTGCGCGAGGTCGCCTACCGCATGTTCGTCCCGTTCGCCAGACACGGGTTCGCGCGCCTGGCGTACACGTCGTTTCACGGCGGACCCCGCCATATCTGCGCCCTGGAAGACGCCGCCGACCGCCTGACGCGCCGATTCGGCGTACCCGCGGTATCGCTGTTTTCCGTCATTCTCGCGAAGATGACAGAGGGGCACACGATATTCGCCGGCGTCGAAAATACGCCAGGCCGGACGGTGACGGTCGAGAACCTCAAGCACGACCACCACGCGGGCTACCTGGAAACCTGCTTTGCATTGCACCTGTGGCCGGAGCTTGTCGATGAGGGTTGGACGAAACTGCCGCCGTCCGTCCCCGCGCGCACGGCGAACGGAGACACCAACGACTCGTACCTCTATCGCGGCAACGGAGACAGCGCGTCGGCGTTTGATCGTCTGAGGCAACACCGCGCGACCGTCGACGCGGTCGTGCGTGCCGTCCGCCATTTCAAGGGTAGCGGGTATTACGGCTATCCCGCCCTCGCCTCTCCGGAGGAAGGGCACGACGTGTTCGAGCACCTCGTGTCGATCACGAAACCGGCGGTGCTGGAATTTCTGGAGAAAGGCCGCGAGATGGGCGATATCCATTCGCCGTTATGGAAGTTTCGCCACGCGCTTTTGTCCGGCGCGGTGAATACCGCGGCGGATCGCGTGTTCAAGGTGAACGTGGAGTGA